In Chitinophaga sp. HK235, a single window of DNA contains:
- a CDS encoding alpha/beta fold hydrolase — protein sequence MNTSITFSPATFKTVQVNNVEIFYREAGPADAPVILLLHGFPSSSHMYRNLMNHLSARYHVIAPDYPGAGLSSRPARDVFEYTFDQLALIMEKFIDTIGLTRFSLYAQDFGGPVGFRIASKRPELIETLLIQNANAYTEGLAPRVHELAALVNSGNEETLQNVLDSMLSLEGIKENYFHPETNPENINPDGYLLDHYFMQVPGTKDIQAALLRNYQHNFTQYNNWQQYFRDHQPPTLIVWGKYDPIFLVPGAKAYLKDLPDAELHLLDGGHFLLEEHHQEVATLIDRFLTAKL from the coding sequence ATGAACACCTCCATCACCTTTTCTCCTGCTACTTTTAAAACCGTACAGGTAAACAACGTAGAAATTTTCTACCGGGAAGCGGGTCCGGCAGATGCTCCTGTAATCCTCTTGCTGCATGGGTTTCCATCTTCTTCCCACATGTATCGTAACCTGATGAACCACCTGTCTGCCAGATACCATGTGATCGCACCTGATTATCCGGGCGCAGGATTGAGCAGCCGGCCGGCCAGGGATGTATTTGAATATACATTTGACCAGCTGGCCCTCATCATGGAAAAATTCATCGATACCATTGGACTAACCCGTTTCAGCTTATATGCCCAGGACTTCGGCGGACCGGTAGGTTTCAGAATTGCCAGCAAAAGACCCGAGCTGATTGAAACGCTCCTTATACAGAACGCGAACGCCTACACGGAAGGGCTGGCACCCAGGGTGCACGAACTGGCAGCCCTTGTAAACAGTGGCAATGAAGAAACGCTGCAAAACGTATTGGATAGTATGCTTTCCCTCGAAGGAATTAAGGAAAACTATTTTCATCCTGAAACAAATCCGGAAAACATAAACCCCGATGGTTACCTCCTGGACCACTACTTTATGCAGGTCCCCGGTACAAAAGACATACAGGCCGCCTTATTGCGCAACTACCAGCACAACTTTACGCAATACAACAACTGGCAACAATACTTCCGGGATCATCAACCGCCCACCCTGATCGTATGGGGTAAATACGATCCGATATTCCTGGTGCCCGGTGCCAAAGCATACCTGAAAGATCTACCAGACGCCGAATTGCACCTACTGGATGGAGGCCATTTCCTGCTCGAAGAACATCATCAGGAGGTAGCTACCCTGATCGACCGCTTCCTCACTGCCAAACTTTAG